Proteins co-encoded in one Podospora pseudoanserina strain CBS 124.78 chromosome 7 map unlocalized CBS124.78p_7, whole genome shotgun sequence genomic window:
- a CDS encoding uncharacterized protein (MEROPS:MER0043126; CAZy:CE1; COG:S; EggNog:ENOG503NW46) produces MSLISTLTRQLTRQVPQLSHTTTRSFTTTVKMALEIKAEITTFNGKLYKLTHPSTTTSTPMSLNLFIPPSALSKTTPAPVLIYLSGLTCSPENCTEKGFFQHRASQLGLALVYPDTSPRGLSIPGQSDSWDFGEAASFYLDATADPWKENYKMETYITTELPSVLFSSPQLGPYLDKERVSITGHSMGGHGALTLYLKHQDKYKSVSAFAPIANPTKCPWGEKAFKGYLAGGLEEGKKHDAVELLRSGIWKGGDLKALVDVGTGDNFYKNGQLLPENLEAVVKEMGLEGLKVRYHEGYDHSYYFMASFSGEHVEHAARHLGLL; encoded by the coding sequence ATGTCCCTCATCTCGACTCTCACCCGTCAACTCACTCGTCAAGTCCCCCAACTTAgtcacaccaccacccgttccttcaccaccaccgtcaaaATGGCCCTCGAAATCAAAGCCGAaatcaccaccttcaacgGCAAGCTCTACAAgctcacccacccctccaccacaacctcaacccccatgTCCCTAaacctcttcatccccccctccgccctctccaaaaccacccctgCCCCCGTGTTAATCTACCTCTCGGGCCTGACCTGCTCCCCGGAAAACTGCACGGAAAAAGGCTTCTTCCAACACCGCGCCTCCCAGCTCGGCCTAGCCCTCGTCTACCCCGACACCTCCCCCCGCGGTCTCTCCATCCCGGGGCAATCCGACTCCTGGGACTTTGGCGAGGCGGCATCCTTCTACCTCGACGCCACTGCCGATCCCTGGAAGGAAAACTACAAGATGGAAACTTACATCACCACCGAACTCCCCTCCGtcctcttttcctccccccagctCGGTCCCTACCTTGATAAGGAACGAGTCTCCATCACGGGTCACAGCATGGGCGGACACGGGGCGTTAACCCTCTACCTTAAGCACCAAGACAAATACAAATCTGTCAGTGCCTTCGCCCCGATTGCAAACCCGACAAAGTGTCCCTGGGGGGAAAAGGCGTTCAAGGGGTACCTAGCCGGTGGACTCGAGGAAGGCAAGAAGCACGACGCTGTCGAGTTGTTGAGATCGGGGatttggaaggggggtgaCCTCAAGGCCCTCGTCGATGTTGGCACCGGGGACAATTTCTACAAGAATGGGCAACTGCTTCCCGAGAatctggaggcggtggtcaaggagatggggttggaggggttgaaggtgaggtATCATGAGGGCTATGATCACAGTTATTACTTTATGGCGAGTTTTAGTGGGGAGCATGTTGAGCATGCGGCGAGGCATCTTGGGTTGCTTTGA
- the GPI10 gene encoding glycosylphosphatidylinositol anchor biosynthesis (CAZy:GT22; COG:G; EggNog:ENOG503NV7H; BUSCO:EOG09260UJK), which yields MVKMEKDTVKKPPGPRIEKPAEKDGRVHAQVAAAQVGDILSVLLAFRFINSLFVKTFFQPDEYFQALEPAWRMAFGEGSGAWITWEWEYQLRSSLHPAVFGAAYKLAETVMSAMHLFPPFIASMLVVLPGALQSVFAALGDFYTWKLAMDVYGRESYAPWAALWMTVLNPWQWYCSTRTFSNSLETTLTIAALSYWPWELLADAKETKEERLKQKGRLNSLRTSLFLAAIAVLLRPTNLFIWLGIIALTLTRLTLDGQSPITQTTFPALLRETVLCGSVALAISVVSDRLYFGFWTFPPYKWLYFNMSQSVAVFYGRMPWHYYLSQGIPLLTTTFLPFALLGIYKATLTSAKPTTLLSARPTFLSTTSSNTLKTLSFALIGMITILSLISHKEVRFIYPLLPILHILAAPYVTSFFTTPPTTPSKPLVLRHKIFLANILSINLLLAGYLSLFHQPAPISVLSFLRSEYERLHPDSLSLSAPPQEQKELFALFLTPCHTTPWRSHLIWPGLRARALTCEPPLHTAPGTPERENYLDEADRFYAEDAETGKYGGVFLRREMWPQFFDGGDGRKGEEIPRFVVGFEGIEGVLGEFFGGDGEKMGVKMKKVWEGWNGLVNEDWRRGGRLVVWDTGVYPDGGGEVVDGGSKDEL from the exons ATGGTCAAGATGGAGAAAGATACTGTCAAGAAACCCCCAGGGCCGAGAATAGAAAAGCCAGCCGAGAAAGATGGCAGGGTGCACGCGCAGGTCGCGGCTGCTCAAGTCGGGGATATTCTCAGTGTGTTGCTGGCATTTCGGTTCATCAACTCTCTTTTTGTCAAGACATTCTTTCAACCAGATGAATATTTCCAGGCCTTGGAGCCGGCGTGGAGGATGGCTTTTGGGGAAGGCAGTGGTGCTTGGATAACTTGG GAATGGGAATATCAACTACGGTCTTCACTTCACCCAGCCGTATTTGGCGCCGCGTACAAGCTTGCCGAGACTGTCATGAGTGCCATGCATTTGTTTCCACCCTTCATCGCTTCCATGTTGGTGGTTTTGCCAGGGGCTTTGCAGTCTGTGTTTGCTGCCTTGGGAGACTTTTACACGTGGAAGCTGGCCATGGATGTCtatgggagggagagttaTGCTCCATGGGCTGCT TTGTGGATGACCGTTCTCAATCCCTGGCAGTGGTACTGCTCAACAAGAACATTTTCCAACTCTCTCGAGACAACCCTCACCATTGCTGCTCTTTCCTACTGGCCTTGGGAGCTCCTTGCAGATGCCAAGGAAACCAAAGAAGAGCGCCTGAAGCAAAAAGGGAGACTCAACAGCTTGAGAACATCCCTCTTCCTAGCAGCCATCGCCGTCCTCCTTCGCCCAACAAACCTCTTCATCTGGCTTGGCATCATCGCCCTGACCCTCACCCGCCTCACTCTCGACGGCCAGTCCCCCATCACACAAACCACCTTCCCTGCCCTCCTCAGAGAAACCGTCCTCTGTGGTTCCGTTGCCCTCGCTATCTCGGTCGTCTCTGATCGCCTCTACTTTGGCTTCTGGACCTTCCCTCCTTACAAATGGCTCTACTTCAACATGTCCCAGTCCGTCGCCGTCTTTTACGGCCGGATGCCCTGGCACTATTACCTCTCCCAGGGCATTcctctcctcaccaccaccttcctcccctttgcCCTGCTGGGCATCTACAAagccaccctcacctccgccaaacccaccaccctcctctctgCCCGTCCAACattcctctccaccacctcatccaacaccctcaagaCTTTGTCTTTTGCCCTCATAGGCATgatcaccatcctctccctaaTCTCCCACAAAGAAGTCCGCTTCAtctaccccctcctccccatcctgcACATCCTCGCAGCACCCTACGTAAccagcttcttcaccacccctcccaccaccccatccaaaCCTTTGGTGCTGCGCCACAaaatcttcctcgccaacatcctctccatcaacctcctcctcgcggggtatctctccctcttccaccagcCCGCGCCCATCTCTGTCCTTTCCTTCTTGAGAAGTGAATACGAGCGCCTCCACCCTGACTCCCTTTCTTTGAGTGCTCCCCCACAGGAACAAAAGGAATTATTCGCCCTGTTCCTCACCCCCTGTCACACGACACCGTGGAGGTCGCATCTTATCTGGCCTGGGCTGAGGGCTAGGGCGTTGACCTGTGAGCCGCCGTTGCATACTGCTCCGGGGACGCCTGAACGGGAAAACTATCTTGACGAGGCGGATAGGTTTTACGCGGAGGATGCGGAGACGGGGAAGTATGGGGGGGTGTTTCTGAGGCGGGAGATGTGGCCGCAGttttttgatgggggtgacgggagaaaaggggaggagataCCGAggtttgtggttggttttgaggggattgagggggtgttgggggagttttttgggggtgacgGAGAAAAGATGGGGGTGAAGATGAAAaaggtttgggagggatggaATGGGCTTGTTAATGaggattggaggaggggtgggaggttggttgTTTGGGACACGGGGGTTTATCctgatggcggtggggaggtggtggatgggggaaGTAAAGATGAGTTGTGA
- a CDS encoding uncharacterized protein (BUSCO:EOG09263690; COG:S; EggNog:ENOG503NWBZ): MASAEQPLPYAPRTSSISAFVEAPPSDSHRRSSSSVPTSKFAADMSQPPPRPARSPLPHGFNPADMDRLSDPNVKDKIVSTGTNPSSQHSSLSVPLPKVRHDPSLRRARKPRSQYPRSSTESHVEYILVASFDIDRGPIMEHQYPVAITGDEHMLAELMLPDQAHVRNQDWTVFFLHKDSSQEEDDAERQAKESRRARRRRRRDRAKGILHESDDEDDGGEEDLDDDDDDWDDDVSTDEEPEGGEGPPLVYVLNLVNTKQDKTVKRGAVVKAMAICTRHPFLHIYKPLLLLALEEYFKSPVPETLSMLFNAVNEMDLSLMPKLSLLERHLLQASDNKDLFVEKFERMIQARISEETAEDVADQPFDASRSPPKRPGIFRSGTKSYIETHTGAYAVPRDTHEFESKVMYKGIPIPIKVPVAVMPETVGDFSLIKLIQNFSDSHAKSPQTFALHPHLTTNGPTTHPIIVLANALLTQKRVIFLGHNMPSGEVAEAVLAACALVSGGLLRGFTRHAFPYTDLTKIDDLLNVPGFIAGVTNPTFEHHPEWWDLLCDIPSGKMKISSKIESAPITEGLVYFQQQNPAYANFINGASAGSGSAAAAGQQTGDLTGDAAFMADILRCIANRSGERVVRAKWREWVLKFTRIAAAFEETVFGASALYIGSDGDGDGGGGGGDGNLGQAAMGHGYVWADEATKAKELAGNVTRIEGWRNTRSYYSFIQDVAQSYTVRPLKGLDLAHMHDRLRTQKLTPQQSKEIFEAFYNYVWSYDEICLLLSVAPESHAGLFYIALGLFHKDRDVRVKTAELLDRIAEHEAGQHWWRSLSRFEKLAYVRIKKEVEQEGRGGREGGVVSPVDSKRVSSGRRVI, translated from the exons ATGGCATCGGCCGAACAACCGTTGCCCTATGccccaagaacaagcagcaTATCCGCGTTTGTAGAGGCCCCCCCCAGCGACTCCCACCGCCGATCATCTTCGTCCGTCCCGACGTCCAAGTTCGCCGCCGACAtgtctcaacctcccccgcgCCCCGCTCGCTCCCCGCTACCCCATGGTTTCAATCCCGCCGACATGGACCGCCTATCCGACCCAAATGTCAAGGACAAGATCGTTTCAAccggcaccaacccctcGTCGCAGCACAGCTCTCTCTCGGTGCCCCTTCCAAAAGTACGCCATGACCCGTCTTTGCGCCGGGCGCGCAAGCCGCGCTCTCAATACCCAAGGAGTAGCACCGAGAGCCACGTCGAGTACATCCTGGTCGCTTCGTTCGATATCGATAGGGGGCCGATCATGGAGCACCAGTATCCTGTCGCTATCACTGGAGATGAACATATGCTTGCGGAACTGATGCTTCCGGATCAGGCTCACGTCAGAAATCAGGATTGGACagttttctttcttcacaaAGATAGCAGccaggaagaggacgatgcTGAACGGCAGGCCAAAGAAAGTAGGCGAGCCCGGAGACGGCGCAGACGGGACCGGGCAAAGGGGATATTACATGAatcggatgatgaggacgacggtggtgaggaggacctggacgatgacgacgacgactgggatgatgatgtgtcAACCGATGAGGAGccagaaggcggcgagggaccGCCGTTGGTCTATGTGTTGAACTTGGTCAATACCAAGCAGGACAAAACGGTCAAGAGAGGTGCCGTGGTCAAGGCTATGGCTATTTGCACGCGGCATCCATTTCTTCACATATACAAG CCCCTATTACTACTCGCTCTAGAAGAGTACTTCAAATCACCAGTACCAGAAACACTATCCATGTTGTTCAACGCCGTCAACGAAATGGACCTTTCCCTCATGCCAAAGCTCAGCCTGCTGGAAAGACACCTACTCCAAGCCAGCGATAACAAGGACCTATTCGTCGAAAAGTTTGAGCGCATGATCCAAGCCCGCATCTCGGAAGAAACAGCAGAAGACGTGGCAGACCAGCCCTTTGACGCCAGCCGCAGCCCCCCAAAACGACCAGGTATCTTCCGCTCAGGCACGAAATCCTACATTGAAACTCACACGGGCGCCTACGCCGTGCCGCGGGACACTCACGAATTCGAAAGCAAAGTCATGTACAAAGGCATCCCCATCCCGATCAAAGTCCCCGTCGCCGTCATGCCCGAGACGGTCGGTGACTTCTCCCTGATTAAACTAATCCAGAACTTTTCGGACTCCCACGCCAAATCCCCCCAAACCTTTGCCCTTCATCCTCACCTAACCACCAACGGCCCGACAACCCACCCGATCATCGTTCTGGCCAATGCTCTGCTGACCCAAAAGAGAgtcatcttcctcggccaCAACATGCCCTCGGGCGAAGTAGCCGAGGCCGTCCTGGCCGCCTGCGCGTTGGTATCAGGGGGGTTGCTCAGGGGCTTCACCCGGCACGCGTTTCCCTACACGGACCTGACCAAGATTGACGACCTGCTCAACGTGCCCGGGTTCATCGCCGGGGTGACGAACCCCACGTTTGAGCACCACCCGGAGTGGTGGGATTTGCTGTGCGACATTCCCTCGGGCAAGATGAAGATCTCGTCCAAGATTGAGTCGGCGCCCATcacggaggggttggtgtaCTTTCAGCAGCAGAACCCGGCGTACGCGAACTTCATCAACGGGGCGTCGGCCGGGTCGGGGAGCGCGGCTGCGGCGGGGCAGCAGACGGGGGATTTGACGGGGGATGCGGCGTTCATGGCGGATATACTGAGGTGTATTGCCAACCggtcgggggagagggtagTGAGGGCGAAgtggagggagtgggtgcTCAAGTTTACGAGGATCGCGGCGGCGTTTGAGGAGACGGTTTTCGGGGCTAGTGCGCTTTATATCGggagtgatggggatggggatggtggtggaggggggggtgatgggaacCTGGGGCAGGCGGCGATGGGGCATGGGTACGTATGGGCCGATGAGGCGACTAAAGCAAAAGAGCTGGCGGGGAATGTGACAAGGATTGAGGGGTGGCGGAATACTAGGAGTTACTATTCGTTTATCCAG GACGTCGCTCAGTCATATACGGTCCGCCCCCTCAAGGGTTTGGATTTGGCACACATGCACGACCGGTTGCGGACGCAGAAGCTGACCCCCCAGCAGAGCAAGGAGATTTTTGAGGCGTTTTACAACTATGTCTGGTCTTATGACGAGATTTGTTTGCTGCTGAGTGTTGCGCCGGAGTCTCATGCGGGGCTGTTTTATATTGCCTTGGGACTGTTCCACAAGGATAGAGACGTGAGGGTCAAGACGGCCGAGTTGCTGGATAGGATTGCTGAGCATGAGGCGGGCCAGcattggtggaggagcctgAGCCGGTTTGAGAAGCTGGCGTATGTGAGGATtaagaaggaggttgagcaggaggggagaggggggagggaggggggcgtggTGAGTCCTGTTGATAGCAAGAGGGTTAGCTCTGGGAGAAGGGTGATATAA
- the CAR2 gene encoding ornithine aminotransferase (COG:E; EggNog:ENOG503NUZV), translating into MAPHASSSSTTTTTKPTDPYHASSTTTAITTENTYAAHNYSPLPIVFARASGCHVWDPEGRHYLDFLSAYSAVNQGHCHPALIKALTDQAARLTLSSRAFHNDVFPQWAKKVKDVFGYEMVLPMNTGAEAVETAIKLARKWAYKVKGVEQGKARVWSVDGNFHGRTMVAVSLSVDPESRDNHGPYVPLIGARHPSTGKAIRYGSVEDVEEILGEFGKETAAFIIEPIQGEAGVVVPEDGYLKRVQQLCREYNVLLICDEIQTGIARTGRMLCSEWDGIKPDVVTLGKAISGGMYPVSCVLSSKEIMGVIEPGTHGSTYGGNPLGCAVSIKALELVEEEGLVDKAQKLGEIFRSEIRGFNSKIVELVRGRGLLNAVVIDESETNGRTAWDLCMLLKEKGVLAKPTHGNIIRFAPPLVITEDELRSALKTIKEALEELPNATKHEAH; encoded by the exons ATGGCCCCTcacgcctcctcctcctccaccaccaccaccaccaaaccaaccgaCCCCTAccacgcctcctccaccacaacagccaTCACAACAGAAAACACCTACGCAGCCCACAactactcccccctccccattgTCTTCGCCCGCGCCTCGGGCTGCCACGTCTGGGACCCCGAAGGGCGCCACTACCTcgacttcctctccgcctACAGCGCCGTCAACCAAGGCCACTGCCACCCCGCCCTCATCAAAGCCCTCACCGACCAAGCCGCCcgcctcaccctctcctcccgcgcCTTCCACAACGACGTCTTTCCCCAGtgggccaagaaggtcaaggacgTGTTTGGGTACGAGATGGTCCTGCCCATGAACACGGGCGCCGAGGCGGTCGAGACGGCCATCAAACTGGCAAGAAAATGGGCGTACAAGGTCAAGGGGGTGGAGCAAgggaaggcgagggtgtGGAGTGTGGATGGGAACTTTCACGGGAGGacgatggtggcggtgagtCTGAGTGTTGATCCGGAGAGTAGGGATAATCATGGGCCGTATGTACCGCTCATTGGGGCGAGACACCCGAGCACGGGGAAGGCGATTAGGTATGGGAgtgtggaggatgtggaggagatacttggggagtttgggaagGAGACGGCGGCGTTTATTATTGAGCCCATTCAGGGTGaggccggggtggtggtgccggaggATGGATATCTCAAAAGAGTTCAGCAGCTGTGCAGGGAGTATAATGTGCTTTTGATTTGCGACGAGATCCAGACGGGGATTGCGAGGACGGGAAGGATGCTGTGCAGCGAGTGGGATGGGATCAAGCCGGATGTGGTGACGTTGGGGAAGGCGATCAGCGGGGGGATGTACCCTGTCAGTTGTGTTTTGAGCTCGAAGGAGATTATGGGGGTTATTGAGCCTGGCACTCACGGGAGCACGTACGGTGGAAACCCGCTTGGGTGCGCGGTTAGTATCAAGGCTTTGGAGCTGGTCGAAGAGGAAGGCTTAGTCGACAAGGCCCAGAAGCTGGGGGAGATTTTCAGGAGCGAGATCAGAGGGTTCAACAGCAAGATTGTGGAgctggtgagggggagggggttgttgaacgcggtggtgattgatgaGAGCGAGACGAATGGGAGGACGGCGTGGGATTTGTGcatgttgttgaaggagaagggtgttttg GCCAAACCGACCCACGGCAACATCATTCGCTTCGCACCACCGCTGGTCATCACCGAAGATGAACTTAGAAGCGCcctcaagaccatcaaggaggcgctggaggagTTGCCAAATGCCACCAAGCACGAGGCGCACTGA
- a CDS encoding uncharacterized protein (EggNog:ENOG503PEWH), whose translation MSTKPRLPNSTPYHPSTLSYPATNHAHTTAITANMSLLPKLTIFLLGLFLMTTQANPLDAHPKPRRSIGGVLICTNPNATGVCTHETYQLNKCYNLPDGLRNNAATFAPDPGNFFCYPYLKVCGGICTSPEGCTMGPVDSDYPHRYNLTAVSWDRFITSFDCRLK comes from the exons ATGTCCACCAAACCAAGGCTACCGAACAGCACACCATACCACCCTTCCACTCTCTCTTacccagccaccaaccacgCACACACAACCGCCATCACAGCTAACAtgtctctcctccccaaactcaccatcttcctcctcggtctcTTCCTTATGACCACCCAAGCAAACCCCCTGGACgcccaccccaaaccacgGCGTTCCATCGGCGGC GTCCTAATctgcaccaaccccaacgccaccGGCGTCTGCACCCACGAAACCTACCAACTCAACAAGTGCTACAACCTCCCCGACGGTCTTCGGAACAACGCCGCCACCTTTGCGCCAGACCCCGGTAATTTCTTTTGTTATCCTTACCT CAAAGTCTGCGGCGGCATTTGCACCTCACCTGAGGGTTGCACCATGGGACCTGTCGACTCTGACTATCCCCACCGGTACAACCTCACGGCCGTGAGCTGGGACCGGTTTATTACTTCGTTTGATTGTCGTTTGAAGTGA